In Streptomyces rapamycinicus NRRL 5491, the genomic stretch CGCAGCGGACTGTCCGTGGTCGTCGCGTCCCCCGGCACGCTGGACGACGAGAGCGTGCTGGGCGCCGTCACCGGGACCGGGCTGGGACTCCGGCTCGAGCCCGACGGCAGCCTGGAGCCGGCCGGAGGCAGCCCGCGTCCGGACGCCGAGACCGCCGTGGGCGTCTCCATCGAGATGCTCACCTCCGGTACGACCGGCCCGCCCAAGAGGGTCCGCCTCCTCGACCGGCAGTTCGACACGGCCCTGGAATCCAGTGGACAGAGCCCGAAGAAGGGAGCGCTGCTGCGCTCCGGGGTGAGCCTCGTGACCACCCCGCTCGTGCACATCGGTGGTCTGTGGAGCGCACTCTCCGGCCTCTACGCAGGTCGCCGCCTCGTCCTCCTGCGCCGCTTCGCACTGGAGTCCTGGGTGCGCGCGGTCGAACGGCATCGGCCGCCCGCCGCCGGACTCGTCCCGGCCGCGCTACGTACCGTCCTCGACGCCGCGGTGCCGCCGGAGAGGCTCTCCAGCCTGCGCGTCGTCACCTGTGGCACCACCTACTGCCCGCCCGAACTCGCGGACGCCTTCTTCCGCGCGTACGGCGCCCGCGTCCTGATGACGTACGGGGCCACGGAGTTCGCCGGCGCCGTCGCCGCCTGGACCCTTCCGCTGCACAAGAGGTGGTGGGACACCAAGGCGGGCAGCGCCGGACGCCCTCTCCCGGGTGTCGAGATGCGCGTGGTCGCGGACGACGGGACCGAGGCCGCGCTCGGCGACGTGGGACGCCTGGAGATCCGTACCGCGCAGTCGCCCGACGGGAGCGGCGCCTGGGTGCGCACCAGTGACCTCGCCCGGCTCGACGTGGACGGATTCGTGTGGATCCACGGCCGGGCGGACGACGCGATCATTCGCGGCGGTTTCAAGGTCCAGCCCGACCAGGTGCGCCGGGCCCTCGAGCGTCACCCCGCCGTGCACGAAGCGGCTGTCGCCGCTCTGCCGGACGCCCGCCTGGGCCACGTGCCGGTGGCCGCCGTCGAGCCGAGGCCCGGCTGCACACCGCCCACCGCGCAGGAGCTGACCATGTCCTGCCGTGAGGTGCTCGCCCCGTACGAGATCCCTGCCCATATCCTGGTCGTCGACGCGCTGCCGCGGACACCGTCGTCCAAGGTCAGCCGCGTCGAGCTGCTCGACCTCGTACGGGCCTCGCTGGCCGCCGGCGGAGCGGCATGACCGCCGGGGCGGCCCCTGCCCGGAAGACACCCGGGACCCCGCGGGGGTCCACGTCGGTGACGGCCGCCCCCTGGCCGGTGGCGCAGGGGTTCCGCCGGCCCTTCCAGCCCATTTCCCTCATCCCGGCGGGCAAGGCCGGGAAGCGCAGACTGCGCCGGCTTCCGCAGGAGCCGCGGCCGATGCGGCCGGAAACACCTCCGCCGAGAATGAAACGCACACCTTGGGAGTCACAGTGAAGCCACGAATCGGGCAGACGCTCGCCAGCACCGTTGACGAGACGGCCGTCATCGTCGTCCGTGCCCCCGGCACCGACGTGAGCATCACCTGCGGAGGCGCGCCGATGTGCGACGCACGCGAGAGGCCCGACACCGTAGGGGGCCCGACCCGGCTCAGGCCGACGGCACACTGCTGGGCAAGCGCTACGCGGACGACGAACTCGGCCTGGAGCTGCTGTGCACCAAGGCCGGGCAGGGCACGCTCGCCGTGGACGGGCGCCCGCTGCCGGTCAAGGCCGCCAAGGCGCTTCCGGCTTCCGACTGACCCGGCGAGAGGTGAGCCTGCAGTGAATGTGACGATGCTGCTCGACATGGCGGCCGAGGGCTTCGGGGACCGTGTGGTCACCGGCCGCCGGGAGGCGGCCTGACCGCCACGGAGCTCCGCGCGGCCTCTCTCGTGGCCGCCGCCGACATCCGTGAGGCGGGTGCCGACGCGGTCGTCTTCCTCGATGTGAACGGTCCCGCCTTCCCCGTCGCCCTGTGCGCGGCGGCCCGGGCCGGTGTACCACTCGTTCCCGTGAACTACCGCCTCGGCGAGGAGCAGCTCTCCACGGTCCTCGCCAACCATCCCAAGGCCTTCGGGATCGCGGGCGAGGAGCAACTGGAGACGCTGAAGCGGGCGGGCCTGCGGGCCCGCACCTGCCAGGAGTGGCTGCGCGCCACCCGGGAAAGCGCGGTGGCGGACCTCGAAGAGACGTTCACCGACCCGGAGAGCCCGGCCGTCATCATCTACACCAGCGGCACCACCTCGGTTCCCAAGGGCGTGCTGCTCCGCCACACCAATCTGGTGTCCTACGTCCTGGGCACGGTCGAGTTCGCCTCCGCCGAGCCGGACGAGGCGGCGCTGATGAGCGTTCCGCCGTACCACATCGCGGCCGTGGCCAACGTCCTCACGAACCTCTACGCCGGACGCAGGACGGTCGTGCTGGAGCGCTTCACCCCCGAGGAGTGGCTGCGGCTGATGCGGGACGAAGGCATCACCAATGCCATGGTGGTGCCCACGATGCTTGCGCGGATCGTGGACAGCCGCGCCGACAAGACGCTGCCGGCGCTGCGCGGACTCGCCTACGGCGGGGCGCCGATGCCCTCGGTGGTGATCGAGCGGGCGCTCGGGACCTGGCCGCATGTCGGCTTCGTCAACGCGTACGGCCTGACCGAGACCAGTTCGACCATCGCCGTCCTCGGCCCCGAGGACCACAGGACCGCGTTCGCGAGTGATGCCCCGGCTGTCCGCGCACGCCTGGCCTCGGTCGGCCGCCCGGTGCCCATGGTCGAGCTGGAGATCCGGGACTACGAGGACAGGCTGCTCCCGCCGGGACAGAAGGGACGGGTCTGTGTACGGGCGAGCAGGTCTCCGCCGAGTACGTGGGGCAGGGCAGGGCCGTCGATGCCCGGGGTTCTTCGACACCCGTGACCACGGGTACCTGGACGAGGACGGCTATCTGTTCATCGCGGGCCGTGCCGACGACACCATCATCCGCGGCGCGGAGAACATCGCCCCAGCGGAGATCGAGGACGTGCTGATGCGGCACCCCGCCGTCCTGGACGTCGCCGTGGTGGGCGTACCCGACGAGGAGTGGGGACAGCGTATCGAGGCCGTGGTCGTGGCGCGGCCGGGCGCAACCGCCGAGCCCGGGGAACTGTGTCAGTTCGTCCGCGATGCGCTGCGGGGGAGCAAGACCCCGGACCGCATCGAGATCTGGACGAGCTTCCGAGGACGCCCACGGCAAGCTGGTGCGGCGCAGCGTCGTCACCCGGCTGCGCTCCGGCGTGGCGGGGCTTTGAACCGGCAGGGCGCGGCCGCCCCGGACCGGGACGGCCGCGCCCTGCCGACCGGGTGATTCAGCGGGCTTCGCAGGCGTCGACCAGGCCCCACTCCAACGCGGTGCGCACATCGATCGGTGCGCCGCTGAGGACCAAGTACGCCGTCCGCCACCGCCCGACGCGCCGCGTCACGCTCACCGTGCCCCCCGCCCCGGGAACCAGCCCCATGCGCAGCTCGGGGAGCTGGAAGCAGGCCTCGGGGGTGGCCTCGACCCGGCCCGCGAACGCCGGGACCTCGATGCCGGCGCCGATGCAGGCGCCGTGCACCCGGGCCCGGATACGGCCGGCGGCCCGATGCACGGCATGGCCGGCGCTCTGCCGGACGCGGATCAGATGGGCGGTCGCCGCGTCGGGGGTCGTACCGAACTCGTCGAGGTCGCCACCACTGCAGAACGACGGGCCTTTGCCGCTCAGCTCCACTTCGGTGATCGTCGGATCGAGACGAGCGAGGTCGAGGGCCTCGACGAGGCCGTCCCGCACATCCCGGCTGAAGGCATTGTGGCGTTGCGGCCGGTTGAGGGTGACACGCAGGAGGGAGCCTTCGCGGGAGAGCAGGACCGGTTCGGGATGGCTCGGCACCGGGCGTCGGGGCGAGCGTGCGCGCCAGGCGGCGAA encodes the following:
- a CDS encoding AMP-binding enzyme encodes the protein MYGRAGLRRVRGAGQGRRCPGFFDTRDHGYLDEDGYLFIAGRADDTIIRGAENIAPAEIEDVLMRHPAVLDVAVVGVPDEEWGQRIEAVVVARPGATAEPGELCQFVRDALRGSKTPDRIEIWTSFRGRPRQAGAAQRRHPAALRRGGALNRQGAAAPDRDGRALPTG
- a CDS encoding enoyl-CoA hydratase/isomerase family protein — its product is MTLAGLLRLTERLPVAEGLTAESLAYSTLLAGPEFAAWRARSPRRPVPSHPEPVLLSREGSLLRVTLNRPQRHNAFSRDVRDGLVEALDLARLDPTITEVELSGKGPSFCSGGDLDEFGTTPDAATAHLIRVRQSAGHAVHRAAGRIRARVHGACIGAGIEVPAFAGRVEATPEACFQLPELRMGLVPGAGGTVSVTRRVGRWRTAYLVLSGAPIDVRTALEWGLVDACEAR
- a CDS encoding class I adenylate-forming enzyme family protein, translated to MGARSRLAELLSKAPTDSRAVEFEESWWHWGALRSTARGLDASLTEAGLGEGTRVGVVLENRPEHLAVVCSVLATGRCVVTLNPLQPPERLAADIARSGLSVVVASPGTLDDESVLGAVTGTGLGLRLEPDGSLEPAGGSPRPDAETAVGVSIEMLTSGTTGPPKRVRLLDRQFDTALESSGQSPKKGALLRSGVSLVTTPLVHIGGLWSALSGLYAGRRLVLLRRFALESWVRAVERHRPPAAGLVPAALRTVLDAAVPPERLSSLRVVTCGTTYCPPELADAFFRAYGARVLMTYGATEFAGAVAAWTLPLHKRWWDTKAGSAGRPLPGVEMRVVADDGTEAALGDVGRLEIRTAQSPDGSGAWVRTSDLARLDVDGFVWIHGRADDAIIRGGFKVQPDQVRRALERHPAVHEAAVAALPDARLGHVPVAAVEPRPGCTPPTAQELTMSCREVLAPYEIPAHILVVDALPRTPSSKVSRVELLDLVRASLAAGGAA
- a CDS encoding class I adenylate-forming enzyme family protein → MAAADIREAGADAVVFLDVNGPAFPVALCAAARAGVPLVPVNYRLGEEQLSTVLANHPKAFGIAGEEQLETLKRAGLRARTCQEWLRATRESAVADLEETFTDPESPAVIIYTSGTTSVPKGVLLRHTNLVSYVLGTVEFASAEPDEAALMSVPPYHIAAVANVLTNLYAGRRTVVLERFTPEEWLRLMRDEGITNAMVVPTMLARIVDSRADKTLPALRGLAYGGAPMPSVVIERALGTWPHVGFVNAYGLTETSSTIAVLGPEDHRTAFASDAPAVRARLASVGRPVPMVELEIRDYEDRLLPPGQKGRVCVRASRSPPSTWGRAGPSMPGVLRHP